One genomic segment of Hymenobacter psoromatis includes these proteins:
- the nirD gene encoding nitrite reductase small subunit NirD — translation METLTEVTWLPVCKTTDVPADGGACVLVEGEQVAIFHFARRGEWYATQNLCPHKQQMALARGLLGSTGAACEPKVACPFHKRTFSLLTGECLNGDECAIQTYPIKVEGTNVFIGWS, via the coding sequence ATGGAAACCCTGACCGAAGTAACCTGGCTGCCCGTGTGCAAAACCACCGACGTACCCGCCGACGGCGGGGCCTGCGTGCTGGTGGAGGGCGAGCAGGTGGCCATCTTCCACTTTGCCCGGCGCGGCGAGTGGTACGCCACCCAAAACCTGTGCCCCCACAAGCAGCAGATGGCCCTGGCCCGCGGCCTGCTCGGCAGCACCGGCGCGGCCTGCGAGCCCAAGGTGGCCTGCCCGTTTCACAAGCGCACGTTTTCGCTGCTGACGGGCGAATGCCTGAACGGCGACGAGTGCGCCATTCAGACCTACCCTATTAAGGTAGAGGGTACTAACGTGTTTATCGGCTGGTCCTGA